The following proteins come from a genomic window of Pseudomonas syringae:
- a CDS encoding hybrid sensor histidine kinase/response regulator, with product MSLSSGLIAAVALSYMAIMFAIAFYGDRYSASLRPTMRAWVYSLSLAVYCTSWTFFGAVGQAAEQLWSFLPIYLGPIVLMVLAPWVLQKMVLISKQENITSIADFIAARYGKSQSLAVMVALICLIGMLPYIALQLKGIVLGVNILIGAVADSTGTRAQDTALVVSLILALFTIVFGARNLDVTEHHRGMVLAIAFEALVKLFAFMAVGVFVTFGLYDGFDDLFNQAKLAPRLEEYWKDTINWPSMFVQTGVAMMAIVCLPRQFHVTVVENIEPQDLNLAKWVFPAYLALAALFVVPIALAGQMLLPDSMLPDSFVISLPLAHAHPSLALLAFIGGASAATGMVIVACVALSTMISNDMLLPWLLRRKNTERPFEAFRHWMLTVRRVSIVMILLLAYVSYRMLGSTASLATIGQIAFAAITQLAPAMFGALYWKQANRRGVFAGLAAGIFIWFYTLVLPVAAHGMGWSLSTFPLLEWLHSNPFNLPISPMTQGVVLSMAGNCTLFAWVSTLSRTRVTEHWQAGRFIGQVTQERDYTRPLLAVQIEDLLSLSARFVGEDRARQSFVRFAERQGKAFNPSQNADSEWIAHTERLLAGVLGTSSTRAVVKAAIEGRDMQLEDVVRIADEASEVLQFNRALLQGAIENITQGISVVDQSLRLVAWNRRYLELFNYPEGLIGVGRPIADIIRYNAERGLCGPGEAEVHVARRLHWMRQGRAHTSERLFPNGQVIELIGNPMPGGGFVMSFTDITEFRAAEQSLKGVNESLEQRVAARTHELSQLNQALTDAKGTAEAANESKTRFLAAVSHDLMQPLNAARLFSAALSHQQDGLSGEAQQLVQHLDSSLRSAEDLISDLLDISRLENGKITPDCQPFPLNALFDTLGAEFKALAQEQGLTFRVRGSSLRIDSDIKLLRRVLQNFLTNAFRYAKGPILLGVRRSGDSLSLEVWDRGPGIPEDKRQVIFEEFKRLDSHKTHAAKGLGLGLAIADGLCRILEHPLQVRSWSGKGSVFSVRVPLAAAQAPIPATQADISRPALNGTQVLCIDNEDSILIGMSSLLSRWGCQVWTARNRQECEALLNNGIRPQIALVDYHLDEGETGTELMAWLRTRLGQPVPGVLISADGRPELIAQVHAAGLDYLPKPVKPAALRALLSRHVSLD from the coding sequence ATGTCGCTGTCCAGCGGGCTGATCGCGGCCGTTGCCTTGTCCTATATGGCCATCATGTTCGCCATCGCCTTTTACGGCGACCGCTACAGCGCGTCGCTGCGCCCGACCATGCGTGCCTGGGTCTACAGCCTGTCACTGGCGGTCTATTGCACCAGCTGGACATTTTTCGGGGCTGTGGGCCAGGCCGCCGAACAACTCTGGTCTTTCCTGCCGATCTATCTGGGGCCGATCGTGCTGATGGTGCTGGCACCCTGGGTGCTGCAGAAGATGGTGTTGATCAGCAAACAGGAAAACATCACCTCCATCGCCGACTTCATCGCAGCACGCTATGGCAAGTCGCAATCCCTCGCCGTGATGGTGGCGCTGATCTGCCTGATCGGCATGCTGCCGTACATCGCACTGCAACTGAAAGGCATCGTGCTGGGCGTGAACATCCTGATCGGTGCGGTGGCGGACTCGACCGGCACTCGCGCTCAGGATACCGCGCTGGTGGTTTCGCTGATTCTGGCGCTGTTCACCATCGTCTTTGGCGCACGCAATCTGGACGTTACCGAACACCACCGCGGCATGGTCCTGGCCATTGCCTTTGAAGCGCTGGTCAAGCTGTTCGCGTTCATGGCGGTCGGCGTGTTCGTCACCTTCGGCCTGTATGACGGTTTCGATGACTTGTTCAACCAGGCAAAACTCGCCCCACGGCTTGAGGAATACTGGAAAGACACGATCAACTGGCCGTCGATGTTCGTGCAGACCGGTGTAGCGATGATGGCGATTGTCTGCCTGCCACGGCAGTTTCACGTGACGGTCGTGGAAAACATCGAGCCGCAGGACCTGAACCTCGCCAAATGGGTATTCCCGGCCTATCTCGCACTGGCAGCCTTATTTGTGGTGCCCATTGCACTGGCCGGCCAAATGCTGCTCCCCGACTCCATGCTGCCCGACTCGTTCGTGATCAGCCTGCCGCTGGCCCATGCTCACCCGTCGCTGGCACTGCTGGCGTTTATTGGCGGCGCATCGGCCGCAACCGGCATGGTGATCGTCGCCTGCGTGGCGCTGTCGACCATGATTTCCAACGACATGCTGCTGCCCTGGCTGTTGCGTCGCAAGAATACCGAGCGACCATTCGAAGCGTTTCGTCACTGGATGCTGACGGTTCGGCGCGTCAGTATCGTGATGATCCTGCTGCTGGCCTATGTCAGCTACCGCATGCTTGGCTCGACGGCCAGTCTGGCAACCATCGGCCAGATCGCCTTTGCCGCCATCACCCAGCTGGCGCCGGCGATGTTCGGCGCGCTGTACTGGAAGCAGGCCAATCGTCGTGGCGTGTTTGCCGGGCTCGCAGCCGGGATCTTTATCTGGTTCTACACCCTGGTGTTGCCAGTCGCAGCCCACGGCATGGGATGGTCGTTGAGTACCTTCCCGTTGCTGGAATGGCTGCACAGCAACCCGTTCAACCTGCCGATCTCGCCCATGACCCAAGGCGTGGTGCTGTCGATGGCAGGCAATTGCACGTTGTTTGCCTGGGTATCGACGCTGTCGCGCACGCGGGTGACAGAGCACTGGCAAGCGGGCCGTTTCATCGGCCAGGTAACGCAGGAGCGCGATTACACCCGCCCACTGTTGGCGGTGCAGATTGAGGATCTCCTGAGTCTTTCGGCGCGTTTTGTCGGTGAAGACCGCGCCCGCCAGAGCTTCGTGCGCTTCGCCGAAAGGCAGGGCAAGGCCTTCAACCCCAGCCAGAACGCCGACAGCGAATGGATTGCCCATACCGAGCGACTGCTGGCAGGCGTGCTGGGCACGTCGTCGACGCGAGCGGTGGTCAAGGCGGCTATCGAAGGCCGCGACATGCAACTTGAAGACGTGGTGCGCATCGCCGACGAGGCCTCGGAAGTCCTGCAATTCAATCGCGCACTGCTGCAAGGCGCTATCGAGAACATCACCCAAGGCATCAGCGTGGTCGATCAGTCGTTGCGACTGGTGGCCTGGAATCGTCGTTACCTTGAGCTGTTCAATTACCCGGAAGGCCTGATCGGCGTCGGTCGGCCGATTGCCGACATCATTCGCTACAACGCCGAGCGCGGGCTATGCGGCCCGGGCGAAGCGGAGGTGCACGTCGCACGACGTCTGCACTGGATGCGCCAGGGCCGCGCTCACACCTCGGAACGGCTGTTCCCGAACGGCCAGGTGATCGAGTTGATCGGCAACCCGATGCCGGGCGGCGGGTTCGTCATGAGCTTCACTGATATCACTGAGTTCCGTGCGGCTGAGCAGTCCCTCAAGGGCGTCAACGAAAGCCTGGAACAACGCGTGGCTGCTCGCACCCATGAACTGTCGCAACTCAATCAGGCCCTGACTGACGCCAAGGGCACAGCCGAAGCCGCCAACGAATCGAAAACGCGCTTTCTCGCTGCCGTCAGTCACGACCTGATGCAGCCGCTGAACGCCGCACGGCTGTTTTCTGCGGCCCTTTCCCATCAACAGGACGGCCTTTCCGGTGAGGCACAGCAACTGGTCCAGCACCTGGACAGCTCGTTGCGCTCTGCGGAAGACCTGATCAGCGACTTGCTGGACATTTCCCGGCTGGAAAACGGCAAGATCACTCCGGACTGCCAGCCGTTCCCGCTCAATGCGCTGTTTGACACCCTTGGCGCCGAGTTCAAAGCCCTGGCCCAGGAGCAAGGTCTGACATTCCGCGTCAGGGGCAGCTCGTTGCGTATCGACAGCGATATCAAGCTGCTGCGTCGGGTGCTGCAAAATTTCCTGACCAACGCGTTCCGCTACGCCAAAGGCCCTATTCTGCTGGGTGTCCGGCGCTCCGGCGACAGCCTGAGCCTTGAGGTATGGGACCGAGGGCCGGGTATTCCGGAAGACAAGCGCCAGGTGATATTCGAGGAATTCAAACGCCTCGACAGCCACAAGACCCATGCTGCAAAGGGTCTGGGGCTGGGACTGGCCATTGCCGACGGCTTATGCCGAATTCTCGAACACCCATTGCAAGTACGCTCATGGAGTGGCAAAGGCAGCGTCTTCAGCGTGCGCGTGCCGCTGGCCGCCGCTCAGGCGCCGATCCCTGCCACGCAGGCCGACATCAGCCGCCCGGCGCTGAATGGAACACAGGTGCTGTGCATCGACAATGAAGACAGCATCCTGATCGGCATGAGCAGTCTGTTGTCGCGCTGGGGTTGTCAGGTCTGGACTGCGCGCAACCGTCAGGAGTGCGAAGCGCTGCTGAATAACGGCATACGCCCGCAGATTGCATTGGTGGATTACCATCTGGATGAGGGCGAAACCGGCACTGAACTGATGGCCTGGCTACGCACCCGTCTGGGCCAGCCAGTACCGGGCGTACTGATCAGCGCCGATGGTCGTCCCGAGCTGATTGCCCAGGTGCATGCCGCTGGCCTCGACTACCTGCCCAAGCCAGTAAAGCCTGCGGCACTGCGAGCACTGTTGAGTCGGCATGTAAGTCTGGACTGA
- a CDS encoding aspartyl/asparaginyl beta-hydroxylase domain-containing protein — protein sequence MTLSFVAKALILMLFLGSTLYVHLRGRARLPLLRQFVNHSALFAPYNALMYLFSRVPSEPYLDRSKFPELDILKDNWETIRDEAMHLFDEGYIRAAEKNNDAGFGSFFKKGWKRFYLKWYDKALPSAEALCPQTVALVNSIPNVKGAMFALLPGDSHLNPHRDPFAGSLRYHLGLSTPNSDACRIFVDGKEYAWRDGQDVMFDETYVHWVKNETTQTRVILFCDIERPLSNRFMTRVNRSVSAFLGRATAPQNLDDERVGGINQAYAFSKRFSDTFSGKVKQFKRANPKAYRVLRPVLAVMVLTLLGYWLFG from the coding sequence ATGACCCTTTCATTTGTTGCCAAGGCATTGATCCTGATGCTGTTCCTCGGCAGCACGCTGTACGTTCACTTGCGCGGGCGGGCTCGATTGCCCCTGTTGCGGCAGTTCGTCAATCACTCGGCATTGTTCGCGCCGTACAACGCATTGATGTACCTGTTTTCCCGCGTGCCGTCCGAACCGTACCTGGATCGCAGCAAGTTTCCCGAACTGGACATTCTCAAGGACAACTGGGAAACCATTCGCGACGAAGCCATGCACCTGTTCGACGAGGGCTACATCCGGGCGGCCGAGAAGAACAACGACGCCGGTTTCGGTTCGTTCTTCAAGAAGGGCTGGAAGCGTTTCTACCTGAAATGGTACGACAAGGCCTTGCCGTCCGCCGAAGCGCTGTGCCCGCAGACCGTTGCACTGGTCAACAGCATTCCCAACGTCAAAGGTGCCATGTTTGCCCTGCTGCCGGGTGACAGCCACCTTAACCCCCACCGCGATCCGTTTGCCGGTTCGCTGCGTTACCACCTGGGCCTGTCGACACCCAACTCCGATGCCTGCCGGATCTTCGTTGATGGCAAGGAGTACGCCTGGCGCGACGGCCAGGACGTCATGTTCGACGAGACGTACGTGCATTGGGTCAAGAATGAAACCACCCAGACCCGGGTGATTCTGTTCTGTGACATCGAGCGGCCGTTGTCCAACCGCTTCATGACGCGCGTTAACCGTAGCGTCAGTGCGTTTCTGGGACGTGCAACGGCACCACAGAATCTGGACGACGAGCGTGTCGGCGGGATCAACCAGGCGTATGCGTTCAGCAAACGCTTCAGCGATACCTTCAGCGGCAAGGTCAAGCAGTTCAAACGTGCCAACCCCAAGGCGTATCGCGTGTTGCGTCCCGTGCTGGCTGTCATGGTGCTGACATTGCTGGGTTACTGGCTGTTCGGCTGA
- a CDS encoding class II glutamine amidotransferase has product MCELLGMSANVPTDIVFSFTGLMQRGGRTGPHRDGWGIAFYEGRGLRLFQDPAASSESEVAQLVQRYPIKSEVVIGHIRQANVGKVCLSNTHPFVRELWGRNWCFAHNGQLADFAPGVSFYRPVGDTDSEAAFCDVLNRVREAFPEPVEIEELLPSLIQACTEYRSKGVFNCLLSDGDWLFCFCSTKLAHITRRAPFGPARLKDVDVIVDFQAETTPHDVVTVIATEPLTENENWNRYEPGQWSLWRKGECVVQGSVETPAQ; this is encoded by the coding sequence ATGTGTGAACTACTGGGCATGAGTGCCAATGTGCCGACCGATATCGTTTTCAGCTTTACCGGGCTGATGCAGCGGGGCGGCCGTACCGGCCCGCATCGCGATGGCTGGGGCATCGCGTTCTACGAAGGCCGGGGTCTGCGCCTGTTTCAGGACCCGGCGGCCAGCAGCGAGTCGGAAGTCGCGCAACTGGTGCAGCGTTACCCCATCAAAAGCGAAGTCGTGATTGGCCATATTCGTCAGGCCAATGTGGGCAAGGTCTGCCTGTCCAACACCCATCCTTTTGTGCGTGAGCTGTGGGGGCGCAACTGGTGCTTTGCACACAATGGCCAACTGGCTGACTTCGCACCGGGTGTCTCGTTCTACCGACCGGTGGGCGATACCGACAGCGAAGCGGCATTCTGTGACGTGCTCAATCGTGTCCGCGAAGCATTCCCGGAGCCGGTCGAGATCGAAGAATTGCTGCCCTCGCTGATCCAGGCCTGTACCGAATACCGCAGTAAAGGCGTGTTCAATTGCCTGTTAAGCGATGGCGACTGGCTGTTCTGCTTTTGCAGTACCAAACTGGCGCACATAACCCGCCGCGCCCCTTTTGGTCCGGCCAGGCTCAAGGATGTCGACGTGATCGTCGATTTCCAGGCCGAGACCACGCCGCACGATGTGGTGACAGTCATTGCAACCGAACCGTTGACCGAGAACGAAAACTGGAACCGCTACGAGCCGGGCCAGTGGAGCCTCTGGCGCAAAGGCGAGTGCGTGGTGCAGGGATCGGTTGAGACACCAGCACAGTAG
- a CDS encoding AAA family ATPase, whose product MKFEGTPAYVATDDLKLAVNAAITLERPLLVKGEPGTGKTMLAEQLAESFGARLITWHIKSTTKAHQGLYEYDAVSRLRDSQLGVDKVHDVRNYLKKGKLWEAFESEERVILLIDEIDKADIEFPNDLLQELDKMEFYVYEIDETIKAKKRPIIIITSNNEKELPDAFLRRCFFHYIAFPDRATLQRIVDVHYPDIKKDLVSEALDVFFDVRKVPGLKKKPSTSELVDWLKLLMADNIGEAVLRERDPTKAIPPLAGALVKNEQDVHLLERLAFMSRRGNR is encoded by the coding sequence ATGAAGTTCGAAGGCACTCCGGCGTACGTCGCCACCGATGATTTGAAACTGGCGGTCAATGCGGCGATCACGCTGGAGCGTCCGCTGCTGGTCAAGGGTGAACCCGGCACCGGCAAGACCATGCTGGCCGAGCAACTGGCCGAGTCTTTCGGCGCACGGCTGATTACCTGGCATATCAAGTCCACGACCAAAGCGCATCAGGGTCTTTATGAGTACGACGCAGTCAGTCGTCTGCGTGACTCGCAGCTGGGCGTCGACAAGGTTCACGATGTGCGTAATTACCTGAAAAAAGGCAAGCTCTGGGAAGCGTTCGAGTCCGAGGAGCGTGTGATTCTGCTGATCGACGAGATCGACAAGGCCGATATTGAGTTCCCCAACGACCTGTTGCAGGAACTCGACAAGATGGAGTTCTACGTTTACGAGATTGATGAAACGATCAAGGCCAAAAAGCGGCCGATCATCATCATTACCTCCAATAACGAAAAAGAACTCCCTGACGCTTTCCTGCGCCGCTGCTTCTTTCACTACATCGCCTTTCCGGACCGCGCCACCCTGCAACGCATCGTCGACGTGCATTATCCGGACATCAAGAAAGACCTGGTCAGCGAAGCGCTGGACGTGTTCTTCGACGTGCGCAAAGTGCCCGGCCTGAAGAAGAAGCCTTCGACGTCCGAACTGGTCGACTGGCTGAAGCTGCTGATGGCCGACAATATCGGTGAAGCCGTACTGCGCGAGCGCGATCCGACCAAGGCGATCCCGCCACTGGCCGGGGCGCTGGTCAAGAACGAGCAGGACGTGCACCTGCTCGAACGGCTGGCATTCATGAGCCGTCGCGGCAATCGTTGA
- a CDS encoding DUF748 domain-containing protein, with product MKRRYSWPLWTLAALVVLLIAINIALPYLVRDYLNDKLADMGDYRGQITDVDLALWRGAYRIKGLKIVKVDGKVPVPFVDAPMIELAVSWNSLWNDHAVVAEALFTDPQINFVDGGNNKQASQTGQGTDWRTQMNKLLPITLNEVRINNGRITFNNFSSTPKVKIDADQVNASFYNLTNVVDVEGNRDAEFKGKARLLSHANLESTAKFDPFSNFEDFDFRLRATGIQLKKLNDFSSAYGKFDFNAGDGDIVIEAQANKGQLSGYIKPLLRNVDVFNWQQDVENKDKGIFRSVWEALVGTSETVLKNQRENQFATRVELSGNVHQQDISGFQAFLQILRNAFVQAFNARYESSKGS from the coding sequence ATGAAACGTCGCTACAGCTGGCCGCTATGGACGCTGGCCGCTCTGGTCGTGCTGCTGATTGCCATCAATATCGCCCTGCCTTATCTGGTACGCGACTATCTCAACGACAAACTCGCCGACATGGGCGACTACCGAGGCCAGATCACTGATGTGGACCTGGCACTGTGGCGCGGCGCCTATCGGATCAAGGGGCTGAAGATCGTCAAGGTCGACGGCAAGGTCCCGGTGCCCTTCGTCGACGCACCGATGATCGAACTGGCGGTCAGCTGGAATTCGCTGTGGAACGACCATGCCGTGGTGGCAGAAGCCTTGTTCACTGACCCGCAGATCAACTTCGTCGACGGCGGCAACAACAAGCAAGCGTCGCAGACCGGTCAGGGCACCGACTGGCGCACGCAGATGAACAAGCTGTTGCCGATTACCCTCAACGAAGTGCGGATCAACAACGGACGCATCACCTTCAATAACTTCAGTTCGACGCCCAAAGTAAAAATCGACGCCGATCAGGTCAATGCCAGTTTCTACAACCTGACCAACGTGGTGGACGTCGAGGGCAACCGCGATGCCGAGTTCAAAGGCAAGGCGCGCCTGCTGAGCCACGCCAACCTGGAAAGTACTGCCAAATTCGATCCGTTCAGCAATTTTGAAGATTTCGACTTCCGCCTGCGCGCCACCGGCATCCAGCTCAAAAAACTCAATGATTTCTCGTCGGCTTACGGCAAGTTCGACTTCAACGCCGGTGACGGCGACATCGTCATCGAGGCGCAGGCCAACAAGGGCCAGCTGAGCGGCTACATCAAACCGTTGCTGCGCAATGTGGATGTCTTCAACTGGCAGCAAGATGTCGAAAACAAGGACAAAGGCATCTTCCGCTCGGTCTGGGAAGCGCTGGTAGGCACCAGCGAAACCGTCCTGAAAAATCAGCGCGAGAACCAGTTCGCAACTCGTGTCGAACTCAGTGGCAATGTTCATCAACAGGACATCAGCGGCTTCCAGGCCTTTTTGCAGATCCTGCGCAATGCCTTTGTTCAGGCGTTCAATGCGCGGTATGAGAGCAGCAAGGGTTCCTGA
- a CDS encoding vWA domain-containing protein, whose amino-acid sequence MLLNLFNEMRAAKVPVSLRELLDLINALKQRVIFADIDEFYFLARTILVKDERHFDKFDRAFGAYFNGLEKLDDHLQALIPEDWLRKEFERSLSDEERAQIQSLGGLDKLIEEFKKRLEEQKERHAGGNKWIGTGGTSPFGSGGYNPEGIRVGDAGERKGKAVKVWDQREYKNLDDQVELGTRNIKVALRRLRKFARQGAADELDIDGTIDHTARDAGLLNIQMRPERRNTIKLLLLFDIGGSMDAHVKICEELFSACKTEFKHMEYFYFHNFIYESVWKNNLRRGSERTSTQDLLHKYGADYKVIFIGDASMAPYEITQPGGSVEHWNEEAGYVWMQRFMAKFKKLIWINPYPKDAWDYTTSMHIVRDLIEGQMYPLTLRGLEEGMRYLAK is encoded by the coding sequence ATGCTGCTCAACCTGTTCAACGAAATGCGTGCGGCCAAGGTGCCGGTGTCCCTGCGTGAACTGCTGGACCTGATCAACGCCCTGAAACAGCGGGTGATCTTTGCCGACATTGATGAGTTCTACTTTCTGGCGCGCACGATTCTGGTCAAGGACGAGCGTCATTTCGACAAGTTCGACAGGGCCTTCGGTGCCTACTTCAACGGTCTGGAAAAGCTTGACGATCACTTGCAGGCGCTGATCCCGGAAGACTGGCTGCGCAAGGAGTTCGAGCGTTCACTAAGCGATGAGGAACGCGCGCAGATCCAGTCGCTGGGCGGCCTAGACAAGCTCATCGAGGAATTCAAGAAGCGTCTTGAAGAGCAGAAAGAACGGCATGCCGGTGGCAACAAATGGATCGGCACCGGTGGCACCAGCCCGTTCGGCTCGGGCGGCTATAACCCGGAAGGCATCCGGGTGGGTGATGCAGGCGAACGCAAGGGCAAGGCGGTCAAGGTCTGGGATCAGCGCGAGTACAAGAACCTGGACGATCAGGTTGAACTGGGCACGCGCAACATCAAGGTGGCGCTGCGTCGCTTGCGCAAATTCGCCCGCCAGGGTGCAGCAGACGAACTGGATATCGACGGCACCATCGACCACACCGCGCGCGACGCCGGCCTGCTGAATATTCAGATGCGCCCTGAGCGACGCAACACCATCAAACTGTTACTGCTGTTCGACATCGGCGGCTCGATGGACGCACACGTCAAGATTTGCGAGGAATTGTTCTCGGCCTGCAAGACCGAGTTCAAGCACATGGAATATTTCTACTTCCACAACTTCATTTATGAATCCGTGTGGAAGAACAACCTGCGCCGTGGCTCGGAGAGAACCTCTACTCAGGACCTGCTGCACAAATACGGCGCCGACTACAAAGTGATCTTCATTGGCGACGCCTCAATGGCGCCTTACGAGATTACCCAGCCCGGCGGCAGCGTCGAGCACTGGAACGAAGAAGCGGGTTACGTATGGATGCAGCGCTTCATGGCCAAGTTCAAGAAGCTCATCTGGATCAACCCCTACCCCAAGGATGCCTGGGACTACACCACGTCCATGCATATCGTCCGCGACCTGATTGAAGGCCAGATGTACCCGCTGACCCTGCGCGGGCTGGAGGAAGGCATGCGTTACCTGGCGAAGTAA
- a CDS encoding DUF2937 family protein has protein sequence MLRSYLRLVLFTLGLLFGVQIPGFISDYSKRVEAHLIEAQQAVKGYTATAQQFFKGDIQALIQHYRDSEDPVFRTDADNIDTLMSRTHILERQWLGLQGPWYSKAIFVATSADPDIRRETYNGYTWQVLLAPEVIAWGIITALLLALVIESLMLLLGWVVTGGRRKPQLARDRH, from the coding sequence ATGCTGCGAAGTTATCTGCGATTAGTGCTGTTCACCCTGGGTCTGCTGTTCGGAGTACAGATTCCGGGCTTCATCAGTGATTACAGCAAACGTGTCGAAGCGCATCTGATTGAGGCGCAACAGGCCGTCAAGGGTTACACCGCCACGGCGCAGCAGTTCTTCAAAGGCGATATACAGGCGCTGATTCAGCACTATCGCGACAGTGAAGACCCTGTTTTTCGAACCGATGCAGACAACATCGATACCTTGATGAGCCGTACTCACATTCTTGAGCGCCAATGGCTCGGGCTTCAAGGGCCGTGGTATTCCAAAGCTATTTTTGTTGCCACTTCTGCCGATCCGGACATTCGTCGCGAAACGTACAACGGCTATACGTGGCAAGTGCTGCTGGCCCCTGAAGTGATCGCCTGGGGCATCATCACCGCATTGTTGCTGGCGCTGGTGATCGAGAGTTTGATGCTCTTGCTCGGCTGGGTGGTCACTGGCGGACGGCGCAAACCGCAACTCGCCAGGGACCGCCACTGA
- the cysK gene encoding cysteine synthase A, whose translation MSRIYADNAHSIGNTPLVQINRLAPRGVTILAKIEGRNPGYSVKCRIGANMIWDAESSGRLKPGMTIVEPTSGNTGIGLAFVAAARGYKLVLTMPASMSIERRKVLKALGAELVLTEPAKGMKGAIAQAEELLAGDPETYFMPAQFENPANPAIHEKTTGPEIWADTDGTIDVLVAGVGTGGTITGISRYIKNTAGKPILSVAVEPDSSPIITQAMAGEVITPSPHKIQGIGAGFIPKNLDLSMVDRVERVTDDESKAMARRLMQEEGILCGISCGAAMAAAVRLAEKPEMQGKTIVVILPDSGERYLSSMLFSDLFTDQELSQ comes from the coding sequence ATGAGCCGTATCTACGCAGATAACGCCCATTCCATCGGCAATACGCCCCTGGTGCAGATCAACCGTCTCGCGCCGCGTGGTGTCACGATTCTGGCCAAGATCGAAGGGCGTAATCCGGGCTATTCCGTCAAGTGCCGTATCGGCGCCAACATGATCTGGGATGCCGAAAGCAGCGGCAGGCTCAAGCCTGGCATGACCATCGTCGAACCCACCTCCGGCAACACCGGGATCGGTCTGGCCTTCGTGGCCGCCGCCCGAGGTTACAAGCTGGTGCTTACCATGCCCGCTTCCATGAGCATAGAGCGTCGCAAGGTGCTCAAGGCGCTGGGTGCGGAATTGGTGCTCACCGAGCCTGCCAAGGGGATGAAGGGTGCGATTGCCCAAGCCGAAGAGTTGCTGGCCGGCGACCCCGAAACGTATTTCATGCCCGCGCAGTTCGAGAACCCGGCCAACCCGGCTATTCATGAAAAGACCACTGGCCCGGAAATCTGGGCCGACACCGACGGTACGATTGACGTGTTGGTGGCAGGTGTCGGCACCGGCGGCACTATCACCGGTATTTCCCGCTATATCAAGAACACTGCTGGCAAGCCGATTCTGTCGGTCGCCGTCGAGCCTGACAGTTCGCCGATCATCACTCAGGCGATGGCCGGCGAAGTGATCACCCCCAGCCCGCACAAGATCCAGGGCATCGGCGCAGGCTTCATCCCGAAAAACCTCGACCTTTCAATGGTTGACCGGGTAGAGCGTGTCACCGATGACGAGTCCAAGGCCATGGCCCGGCGCCTGATGCAGGAGGAGGGCATTCTCTGCGGTATCTCCTGCGGCGCGGCAATGGCTGCCGCCGTCCGTCTGGCCGAGAAACCCGAGATGCAGGGCAAGACCATCGTGGTCATCCTGCCTGACTCCGGCGAGCGTTACCTGTCGAGCATGCTGTTCAGCGATCTGTTCACCGATCAGGAGCTGTCGCAGTAA